A genomic window from Pseudocitrobacter corydidari includes:
- a CDS encoding RHS element core protein — protein sequence MSGKPAARQGDMTQYGGPIVQGSAGVLIGAPTGVACSVCPGGYTSGNPVNPLLGAKVQPGETDLALPGPLPFILSRTYSSYRTKTPAPVGVFGPGWKAPSDIRLQLRDDGLILNDNGGRSIHFEPLLPGEAVYSRSESLWLVRGGKAAQPDGHTLGRLWASLPPDIRLSPHLYLAMNSAQGPWWILGWSERVPGTEEVLPAPLPPYRVLTGLADRFGRTLAYRREAAGDLAGEITGVTDGAGREFRLVLTTQAQRAEDARKQRTASLSSPDTPRPLSDLEFPDTLPGTEYGTDSGIRLSAVWLTHDPAYPDSLPGAPLARYTYTEAGGLMAVYDRSNTQVRAFTYDPQHPGRMVAHRYAGRPEMRYRYDDAGRVTEQLNPAGLSYTYQYEKDSITVTDSLNRREVLHTEGEAGLKRVVKKEQADGSVTRSEFDPAGRLTAQTDAAGRRTEYGLNVVSGDITDITTPDGRETKFYYNDGNQVTAVVYPDGLESRREYDELDRLVTEISRSGDVTRYAYDNPHSELPTATADATGSTRQMTWSRYGQLLAFTDCSGYQTRYEYDCFGQMTAVHREEGISLYRSYDNRGRLISAKDTQGHETRYEYNAAGDLTAIITPDGNRSETEYDAWGTAVSTTQGGLTRSMEYDAAGRVTTLTNENGSHSAFGYDALDRLVQQSGFDGRTQRYHYDLTGKLTQSEDEGLVTLWFYDESDRITHRTVNGEPAEQWQYDEHGWLTDISHLSEGHRVAVHYGYDDKGRLTVERQTVHNPETGELLWQHETEHAYNEQGLANRVTPDNLPPVEWLTYGSGYLAGMKLGGTPLLEYTRDRLHRETVRRFGNSAYELTSTYNSAGQLQSQHLNSLVYDRDYSWNDNGQLIRISGPRQTRDYGYSSTGRLASVRTTTSDLDIRIPYATDPAGNRLPDPELHADSTLTAWPDNRIAEDAHYVYRYDEYGRLTEKTDRIPEGVIRMYDERTHHYHYDSQHRLVFYTRIQHGEPLVESRYLYDPLGRRTGKRVWRRARDLTGWMSLSRTPELTWYGWDGDRLTTIQTDTTRIQTVYQPGSFTPLICIETENGELKKAQRRSLAEKLQQEGSEDGHGVVFPPELVMMLDRLEGEIRADSVSRESHAWLAQCGLTVEQLAKQVEPEYTPARSLHLYHCDHRGLPLALISEEGNTAWSGEYDEWGNQLNEENPHHLYQPYRLPGQQYDEESGLYYNRNRYYDSLLGRYITQDPIGLKGGWNLYQYPLNPTVYTDPLGLDMQEDMYALIILGTPGAAAGSLMATAADNFARSAVDIVGRDQIHNGSGDALRHCYWTCRMTKSFGPFRAYLIGLNHEMAGNRATPPQPVKEAKMDMKNNNVGISCGLELKSCTESCVEKYNSGGLYGLGGDKLSPTTTLPDGIY from the coding sequence ATGAGCGGAAAACCAGCGGCGCGCCAGGGGGATATGACCCAGTACGGTGGCCCGATAGTCCAGGGCTCGGCGGGGGTGCTGATAGGCGCGCCCACAGGCGTGGCGTGCTCGGTGTGTCCGGGCGGCTACACTTCCGGCAACCCGGTAAACCCGCTGCTCGGTGCAAAAGTACAGCCCGGCGAGACGGACCTTGCCCTGCCCGGCCCGCTGCCGTTCATTCTCTCCCGCACCTACAGCAGCTACCGGACGAAGACGCCTGCGCCGGTGGGCGTTTTCGGTCCCGGCTGGAAAGCGCCTTCTGATATCCGCCTACAGCTACGCGATGACGGACTTATACTCAACGACAACGGCGGGCGGAGCATTCACTTTGAGCCGCTGCTGCCGGGGGAGGCGGTTTACAGCCGCAGCGAGTCGCTGTGGCTGGTGCGCGGCGGTAAGGCAGCGCAGCCGGACGGCCACACGCTGGGGCGGCTGTGGGCGTCGCTGCCGCCGGATATCCGGTTAAGCCCGCATCTTTACCTGGCGATGAACAGCGCACAGGGGCCGTGGTGGATACTGGGCTGGAGTGAGCGGGTACCAGGCACGGAGGAAGTGCTTCCAGCGCCGCTGCCGCCGTACCGGGTGCTGACCGGGCTGGCGGACCGCTTCGGGCGCACATTAGCGTACCGGCGCGAGGCCGCAGGCGACCTGGCCGGGGAAATTACCGGCGTGACGGACGGTGCCGGACGTGAGTTCCGTCTGGTGCTGACCACGCAGGCGCAGCGGGCGGAAGATGCCCGTAAACAGCGCACTGCTTCGTTATCTTCCCCTGACACTCCCCGCCCTCTCTCAGACTTAGAGTTCCCTGACACACTGCCCGGTACCGAATACGGTACTGACAGCGGTATCCGTCTTTCAGCGGTGTGGCTGACGCACGACCCGGCATACCCGGATAGCCTGCCCGGTGCGCCACTGGCGCGGTATACGTATACGGAAGCCGGTGGACTGATGGCGGTATATGACCGCAGCAATACGCAGGTGCGCGCTTTCACGTATGACCCGCAGCACCCGGGCCGGATGGTGGCGCACCGTTACGCGGGAAGGCCGGAGATGCGCTACCGGTACGACGATGCGGGGCGGGTGACAGAGCAGCTGAACCCGGCTGGCTTAAGCTATACCTACCAGTATGAGAAAGACAGCATAACCGTAACGGACAGCCTGAACCGGCGTGAGGTGCTGCATACAGAAGGCGAGGCCGGGCTGAAGCGGGTGGTGAAAAAAGAACAGGCAGACGGCAGCGTCACCCGCAGCGAGTTTGACCCGGCGGGGAGACTGACGGCGCAGACGGATGCGGCGGGACGGCGGACAGAGTACGGTCTGAATGTGGTGTCAGGGGATATCACGGATATCACCACGCCGGACGGCAGGGAGACGAAATTTTACTATAACGACGGAAACCAGGTGACGGCGGTGGTATACCCGGACGGGCTGGAGAGCCGCCGGGAATATGATGAGCTGGACCGGCTGGTAACGGAGATATCGCGCAGCGGGGACGTCACCCGGTATGCATATGATAATCCACACAGTGAATTACCGACCGCAACAGCGGATGCGACGGGCAGCACCCGGCAGATGACGTGGAGCCGCTACGGGCAGTTGCTGGCGTTCACTGACTGCTCCGGCTACCAGACCCGCTATGAATATGACTGCTTTGGTCAGATGACGGCGGTCCACCGTGAGGAAGGTATCAGCCTTTACCGCAGCTATGACAACCGTGGCCGGTTAATCTCAGCAAAAGACACGCAGGGCCATGAAACGCGGTATGAGTACAACGCCGCAGGCGACCTGACCGCTATTATCACCCCGGACGGCAACCGGAGCGAGACAGAGTACGATGCGTGGGGAACGGCGGTCAGCACCACGCAGGGCGGGCTGACGCGCAGCATGGAGTACGATGCTGCCGGACGTGTCACCACGCTGACCAACGAGAACGGCAGCCACAGCGCCTTCGGTTACGATGCGCTGGATCGGCTGGTACAGCAGAGCGGCTTTGACGGGCGGACGCAACGTTATCATTATGACCTGACCGGAAAACTCACGCAGAGTGAAGATGAGGGGCTTGTCACCCTCTGGTTCTACGATGAATCGGACCGTATCACGCACCGCACGGTGAACGGTGAGCCGGCAGAACAGTGGCAGTATGACGAGCACGGCTGGCTGACAGACATCAGCCATCTCAGTGAAGGCCACCGTGTCGCTGTCCACTACGGCTATGATGATAAAGGCCGTCTCACCGTCGAGCGCCAGACGGTACATAATCCGGAGACGGGGGAACTGCTCTGGCAGCATGAGACAGAGCACGCATACAACGAGCAGGGGCTGGCAAACCGCGTCACGCCGGACAACCTGCCGCCGGTGGAGTGGCTGACGTATGGCAGCGGTTACCTGGCGGGAATGAAGCTGGGCGGGACGCCGCTGCTGGAGTACACGCGGGACAGGCTGCACCGGGAGACAGTGCGCCGCTTCGGCAATAGCGCATACGAACTGACCAGCACATACAACTCCGCCGGACAGCTACAGAGCCAGCATCTGAACAGCCTGGTGTATGACCGTGACTACAGCTGGAACGACAACGGACAGCTAATCCGCATCAGCGGCCCGCGACAGACGCGGGATTACGGCTACAGCTCCACGGGCAGACTGGCGAGCGTACGCACGACCACATCAGACCTGGACATCCGTATCCCGTATGCGACGGACCCGGCGGGCAACCGGCTGCCGGACCCGGAACTGCACGCGGACAGCACCCTCACGGCGTGGCCGGATAACCGCATCGCGGAGGATGCGCACTATGTCTACCGCTACGATGAATACGGCAGGCTGACGGAGAAGACGGACCGCATCCCGGAAGGGGTTATCCGGATGTACGACGAGCGGACGCACCACTACCATTACGACAGCCAGCACCGCCTGGTGTTTTATACGCGGATACAGCATGGCGAGCCGCTGGTCGAGAGCCGCTATCTCTATGACCCGCTGGGCCGCCGGACAGGGAAACGGGTGTGGCGTCGCGCGCGTGACCTGACGGGATGGATGTCGCTGTCGCGTACACCGGAGTTGACGTGGTATGGCTGGGACGGCGACCGCCTGACGACGATACAGACCGACACCACACGTATCCAGACGGTCTACCAGCCGGGGAGCTTCACGCCGCTCATCTGCATCGAAACAGAGAACGGCGAACTAAAAAAAGCGCAGCGCCGCAGCCTGGCGGAGAAGTTACAGCAGGAAGGGAGTGAGGACGGTCACGGTGTGGTGTTCCCGCCAGAGCTGGTGATGATGCTGGACAGGCTGGAGGGAGAGATACGGGCCGACAGCGTGAGCCGTGAAAGCCATGCATGGCTGGCACAGTGCGGGCTGACGGTGGAGCAACTGGCAAAACAGGTGGAGCCGGAGTACACACCGGCACGCTCACTGCATCTGTATCACTGCGACCACCGGGGACTGCCGCTGGCGCTCATCAGCGAAGAAGGCAATACGGCGTGGAGCGGGGAATATGACGAGTGGGGAAACCAGCTTAACGAGGAGAACCCACATCATCTGTACCAGCCGTACCGTTTGCCGGGACAGCAGTATGATGAGGAGTCGGGGCTGTACTATAACCGTAACCGGTACTACGATTCGTTGCTGGGGAGGTATATCACACAGGATCCGATAGGACTGAAAGGAGGATGGAATCTGTATCAGTATCCATTAAACCCAACTGTATATACAGATCCCTTAGGGTTAGATATGCAGGAAGACATGTATGCCTTAATCATCCTTGGTACACCTGGCGCTGCGGCTGGTTCTCTGATGGCAACTGCTGCAGACAATTTCGCAAGATCAGCAGTCGATATAGTTGGTAGAGATCAAATTCACAACGGTTCCGGTGATGCTTTGAGACATTGTTATTGGACCTGTCGTATGACTAAGAGTTTTGGGCCATTCAGAGCATATCTTATTGGTTTAAATCACGAAATGGCTGGTAATCGAGCCACCCCGCCTCAACCTGTAAAAGAAGCTAAAATGGATATGAAAAATAATAATGTAGGCATATCATGTGGTTTGGAATTAAAGTCTTGCACTGAATCATGCGTCGAAAAATATAACTCTGGTGGATTGTATGGTTTAGGAGGTGATAAATTATCACCAACAACAACTCTTCCGGATGGAATTTATTGA
- a CDS encoding DUF1493 family protein has product MATYTYDTRLFHDLNLFGETAEDIFKVLHEVFNVELNDFIFDEYFPMEISEDVACIDNLEMLLFFKFDIFLKNIFKKLAGKVDEIYDKYEPITLHMVEESIRKGRWVNFIG; this is encoded by the coding sequence ATAGCTACATATACATATGACACAAGGCTTTTTCATGATCTAAATTTGTTTGGTGAGACAGCAGAAGATATTTTTAAGGTTTTACATGAGGTTTTTAATGTTGAATTGAATGATTTTATTTTTGACGAGTATTTTCCTATGGAAATTTCTGAAGATGTAGCCTGTATAGATAACTTGGAAATGCTCTTGTTTTTTAAGTTTGATATTTTTTTAAAGAATATTTTTAAAAAACTAGCGGGCAAAGTTGATGAAATATATGATAAGTACGAACCGATTACACTTCATATGGTTGAGGAAAGTATTAGAAAAGGGCGATGGGTCAATTTTATTGGATGA
- a CDS encoding TetR/AcrR family transcriptional regulator: MTTETQSCAKKGRGRPKVFDREAALDKAMTLFWQHGYEATSLSDLVEATGAKAPTLYAEFVNKEGLFRAVLDHYIAHFAAKHEAKLCCDDKRVDEALKDYFTAVATCYTSKDTPAGCFMINTSAALAASSKEIAKTIKSRHAVQEQTLREFLQHRQEKGEIPAGKDVNELALFLSCVLQGMSISAREGASFDTLMQITRTTLGLWPHMLGE, from the coding sequence ATGACAACTGAGACGCAAAGTTGCGCTAAAAAGGGCCGTGGTCGACCAAAAGTATTTGACCGGGAAGCAGCGCTGGATAAAGCAATGACGCTTTTCTGGCAGCATGGCTACGAAGCCACGTCACTCTCCGATCTCGTAGAGGCCACGGGCGCAAAAGCACCTACCCTGTATGCAGAATTCGTGAATAAAGAGGGGCTGTTCCGCGCCGTTCTCGATCACTACATCGCTCACTTCGCTGCTAAACATGAAGCGAAGCTCTGTTGTGATGACAAGCGTGTGGATGAGGCGCTGAAGGATTACTTCACCGCTGTCGCGACCTGCTATACCAGTAAAGACACTCCGGCGGGCTGCTTTATGATTAACACGTCCGCCGCGCTGGCGGCGTCGTCGAAAGAGATAGCCAAAACCATTAAATCCCGCCACGCCGTTCAGGAACAAACCCTGCGCGAGTTTTTACAGCATCGTCAGGAGAAAGGTGAAATTCCGGCCGGGAAAGATGTGAATGAGCTGGCGCTTTTCTTAAGCTGCGTATTGCAGGGCATGTCGATTAGCGCTCGCGAAGGCGCAAGTTTTGACACGTTGATGCAGATTACCCGCACGACGCTGGGGTTGTGGCCGCATATGTTGGGTGAGTGA
- the bhsA gene encoding multiple stress resistance protein BhsA, which translates to MKNVKTLALAAVLSSLSFASFAAVEVQSTPADQHKVGTIAASAGPNLASLEDQLSQKADEMGAKSFRITSVSGPNNLHGTAVIYK; encoded by the coding sequence ATGAAAAACGTAAAAACTCTGGCTCTCGCCGCTGTTCTGAGTTCTCTGTCATTCGCAAGTTTCGCTGCGGTTGAAGTTCAATCTACCCCGGCGGATCAGCACAAAGTCGGTACCATCGCGGCATCAGCAGGCCCGAACCTGGCTTCTCTGGAAGATCAGCTGTCTCAGAAAGCAGACGAAATGGGCGCTAAATCGTTCCGTATCACTTCAGTAAGTGGTCCGAACAACCTGCACGGTACGGCTGTTATTTATAAATAA
- the ldtC gene encoding L,D-transpeptidase LdtC, with protein MSKQRRVSRWAMGIALAATVAWSLPVSANTWPLPTNGSRLVGENRYHVVENDGGSLEAIAKKYNVGFLALLQANPGVDPYVPRAGSVLTIPLQTLLPDVPREGIVINLAELRLYYYPPGSNKVTVYPIGIGQLGGDTVTPTMVTTVSDKRANPTWTPTANIRARYKAQGIILPAVMPAGPDNPMGHHAIRLAAQGGVYLLHGTNADFGIGMRVSSGCIRLRDGDIRNLFEKVTPGTKVNIINTPIKASVEPGGVHLVEVHQPLSKHIDDDPKTQPIVLNETMSAFKEKAQTNTDVMNYAMELRSGMPVDVTRHHVAQEQSM; from the coding sequence ATGAGTAAACAAAGACGTGTTTCGCGTTGGGCAATGGGCATCGCGCTTGCCGCCACCGTTGCGTGGAGCCTGCCCGTTTCAGCCAACACCTGGCCGCTGCCAACCAACGGTAGCCGTCTCGTCGGGGAAAACCGCTATCATGTGGTTGAGAATGACGGCGGCTCGCTGGAGGCAATCGCTAAAAAGTATAACGTCGGTTTCCTGGCGTTATTGCAGGCAAACCCTGGCGTTGATCCCTACGTTCCGCGCGCAGGCAGCGTACTGACCATTCCGCTACAAACGCTTTTGCCGGACGTGCCGCGTGAAGGTATCGTCATCAATCTGGCGGAATTACGCCTCTATTACTACCCGCCAGGAAGCAACAAGGTTACCGTCTACCCTATCGGCATTGGTCAGTTAGGTGGTGATACGGTAACACCAACCATGGTGACCACCGTATCGGACAAACGTGCCAACCCGACCTGGACACCCACGGCAAACATTCGCGCGCGCTATAAAGCACAGGGCATAATTTTGCCTGCGGTGATGCCCGCCGGGCCGGATAACCCAATGGGACATCACGCCATTCGCTTAGCGGCTCAGGGCGGCGTTTATCTGCTGCACGGAACGAACGCCGACTTTGGTATCGGCATGCGCGTCAGCTCCGGCTGTATTCGCCTGCGCGATGGCGATATCCGCAACTTGTTTGAGAAAGTTACGCCGGGCACCAAAGTGAATATCATCAACACGCCGATTAAAGCCTCGGTTGAACCGGGCGGCGTGCATCTGGTTGAAGTTCACCAGCCGCTGTCAAAACATATCGATGATGACCCGAAAACGCAGCCTATTGTGCTGAATGAGACGATGAGTGCGTTTAAAGAGAAGGCACAGACGAATACGGATGTGATGAACTATGCGATGGAGCTGCGCTCCGGCATGCCGGTTGACGTCACCCGCCATCATGTTGCGCAAGAGCAGTCGATGTAA
- a CDS encoding TonB-dependent siderophore receptor has translation MTHLTPSFTGKNGYALFSLLFLGVTTAPSVNAATAEQKPTEETMTVDASVAQADKNVTDGYQPLSTSTATLTSMPMLDIPQVVNTVSDRVLTDQHATTLDEALYNVANVVQTNTLGGTQDAFTRRGFGANRDGSIMTNGLRTVLPRSFNAATSRVEVLKGPSSTLYGILDPGGLINVVTKRPEQQFAGEISATSSSFGGGTGQLDVTGPIEGTRLAYRLIGEYQHEDYWRNFGKEQSSFIAPSLTWFGDDATVNVSYSHRNYRTPFDRGTIFDLDTGHAVKVSRKERFDEPYNETNGESDLAQLNAEYRLNSEWTARFDYSFSQDKYDDNQARVTAYDSATGDLTRRVDATQGSTQRMHSTRADLQGNIVIGGFYNELLTGVAYENYDLLRTDMIRCKNVKGFNIYNPVYGTVGKCTTVSESDSDQRIKQESYATYVQDALYLSDKWIAVAGARYQYYTQYAGKGRPFNVNTDSHDEKLTPKFGLVYKLSPSVSLFGNVSQAFMPQSSIASYIGNLPPEESTAYELGAKFDLFDGVTANIALFDIHKKNVLYTEDVGDETVAKTAGKVRSRGVEVDVAGSLTENLNVIASYGYTDAKVLEDPDYAGKPLPNVPRHTGSLFLTYDFNNVIDSNTLTVGGGGHAVSRRSGTNGADYYLPGYAVADVFAAYKMKLKYPVTLQVNVKNLFDKTYYTSSIATNNLGNQIGDPREVQFTVKMAF, from the coding sequence ATGACACACTTAACCCCGTCGTTCACGGGCAAAAATGGCTACGCGCTTTTTTCACTACTCTTCCTTGGCGTGACAACCGCCCCTTCCGTCAACGCGGCCACCGCCGAGCAAAAGCCGACGGAAGAGACGATGACGGTCGACGCAAGCGTCGCACAGGCCGATAAAAACGTGACCGACGGCTATCAACCATTAAGCACCTCTACCGCCACGCTCACATCGATGCCGATGCTGGATATTCCGCAGGTTGTGAATACGGTCAGCGATCGGGTACTTACCGATCAGCATGCCACTACGCTTGATGAAGCGTTGTATAACGTCGCCAACGTGGTGCAAACCAATACGCTTGGCGGCACGCAGGATGCGTTTACCCGTCGAGGCTTCGGCGCCAACCGCGACGGTTCGATTATGACCAACGGCCTGCGTACCGTGTTGCCTCGTAGCTTCAACGCCGCCACCTCACGCGTGGAAGTGCTGAAAGGCCCCTCCTCTACGCTGTACGGCATTCTCGACCCTGGCGGGTTGATTAACGTCGTGACCAAACGTCCGGAACAACAATTTGCAGGCGAGATTTCCGCCACCTCCAGCAGCTTCGGCGGCGGTACCGGGCAGCTTGATGTGACCGGCCCGATTGAAGGCACGCGGCTGGCTTATCGGTTAATCGGCGAATATCAGCATGAAGATTACTGGCGTAATTTTGGCAAGGAGCAAAGCAGCTTTATCGCCCCTTCCCTGACCTGGTTTGGCGATGATGCGACGGTTAACGTGTCTTACTCGCACCGCAACTATCGTACACCGTTCGATCGCGGCACCATTTTCGACCTCGACACCGGGCATGCGGTGAAGGTTTCGCGCAAAGAGCGTTTCGATGAGCCTTACAATGAAACCAACGGTGAGTCGGATCTGGCGCAGCTAAATGCCGAGTATCGCCTCAACTCCGAATGGACGGCGCGTTTTGATTACAGTTTCAGCCAGGATAAATATGACGATAACCAGGCGCGCGTGACGGCCTATGACTCTGCCACCGGCGACCTGACGCGTCGCGTCGATGCCACGCAGGGTTCAACCCAGCGGATGCACAGCACGCGGGCGGATCTTCAGGGCAATATTGTGATTGGCGGTTTCTATAACGAGCTTCTGACCGGCGTGGCGTATGAAAATTACGATCTGCTGCGCACGGATATGATTCGCTGTAAGAATGTTAAAGGATTCAATATCTACAATCCGGTATACGGAACAGTGGGAAAATGCACCACCGTGTCTGAATCCGACAGCGATCAGCGCATCAAACAGGAGAGCTACGCGACCTACGTTCAGGACGCGTTATATCTGAGTGATAAATGGATTGCCGTGGCGGGCGCGCGTTACCAGTACTACACGCAATATGCCGGGAAAGGTCGTCCGTTTAACGTCAATACCGACAGCCACGATGAAAAACTGACGCCGAAATTTGGCCTGGTTTACAAGCTATCGCCCTCGGTTTCGCTGTTCGGCAACGTGTCACAGGCTTTTATGCCGCAGTCATCCATCGCCAGCTATATCGGCAACCTGCCACCGGAAGAGTCAACCGCCTATGAACTGGGTGCGAAATTCGATCTGTTCGATGGCGTAACCGCCAACATCGCGCTGTTTGATATTCATAAGAAAAATGTGCTCTACACCGAAGACGTGGGTGACGAAACTGTCGCTAAAACCGCAGGCAAAGTGCGCTCGCGCGGTGTCGAAGTGGATGTTGCCGGTTCACTGACCGAAAACCTCAACGTGATTGCCAGCTATGGCTACACGGATGCGAAAGTGTTGGAAGACCCGGACTACGCGGGTAAACCACTGCCAAACGTGCCGCGCCATACCGGTTCGCTGTTCCTGACCTATGACTTCAACAACGTTATCGACAGCAATACGCTGACCGTCGGCGGTGGCGGCCACGCGGTGAGCCGCCGCAGCGGCACCAACGGCGCGGATTATTACCTGCCGGGCTATGCGGTAGCCGATGTTTTCGCGGCGTACAAAATGAAGCTGAAATATCCCGTCACGCTGCAGGTGAATGTTAAGAACCTGTTTGATAAGACCTATTACACGTCGTCTATCGCCACCAATAATCTGGGCAACCAGATTGGCGATCCGCGAGAAGTACAATTCACGGTTAAAATGGCGTTCTGA
- a CDS encoding ABC transporter ATP-binding protein, producing MPQRQSPHAEQGIVLKSLCAGYGSQRIVNDINLTLPAGKLTVLIGANGSGKSTLLSTIARTLKPQGGSVHLNGRDIHQQPTKQVARQMGILPQSPITPEGLTVFELVSRGRFPWQGLIRQWSDDDERAVTDALALTGTAALAHLPVESLSGGQRQRCWIAMALAQQTPTILLDEPTAWLDLRYQVEILQLLQRLTRDHGRTVVTVLHDLNFAVNYADTLVLMKQGRVVEVLDDLTRCTPELIRHVFDVDVEMMINPQNGKPWFMPFRAVADRA from the coding sequence ATGCCACAACGGCAATCACCGCACGCCGAACAAGGCATTGTGCTGAAATCGTTATGCGCGGGCTATGGCAGCCAGCGTATCGTCAATGATATCAACCTTACGCTTCCTGCCGGGAAACTCACCGTTCTGATCGGCGCTAACGGGTCGGGAAAATCGACGCTGTTATCGACCATCGCGCGGACATTAAAACCGCAGGGCGGAAGCGTACACCTGAACGGGCGCGACATTCATCAACAGCCCACTAAACAGGTCGCCCGACAGATGGGCATTTTGCCGCAGTCACCGATCACGCCGGAAGGATTAACCGTTTTTGAACTGGTCTCAAGGGGACGCTTTCCCTGGCAGGGGCTGATTCGCCAATGGTCTGATGATGATGAACGCGCGGTGACAGACGCGCTGGCTCTTACGGGCACCGCTGCTCTGGCGCACTTACCCGTTGAGAGTCTCTCTGGCGGGCAGCGTCAACGCTGCTGGATAGCGATGGCGCTGGCGCAGCAGACACCGACCATTCTGCTTGATGAACCGACGGCGTGGCTGGATCTGCGTTATCAGGTGGAGATCCTGCAACTTCTGCAACGCTTAACCCGCGATCATGGCCGCACCGTGGTCACCGTTCTGCACGACCTCAATTTCGCGGTCAATTACGCCGATACGCTGGTGCTGATGAAACAGGGACGGGTGGTTGAGGTGCTGGACGACCTGACCCGCTGTACGCCGGAGCTGATCCGCCATGTGTTTGATGTGGACGTCGAGATGATGATAAACCCGCAGAATGGCAAACCGTGGTTTATGCCTTTTCGCGCAGTGGCGGACCGCGCATGA
- a CDS encoding FecCD family ABC transporter permease, with the protein MAASSIARHPSLRRATLAVVPLTLVLVASAVIHLGLGARAISPRTVVEALLSYDPRNFDHRIIVSLRLTRLIAALLTGAALGVAGMLLQTIIRNPLGEPHILGLNAGATLAVVICSALGVSSAHWGVMQPLVAACGAGGLFALVMFTASAGRSGPTAMKITLCGVALSAFASAVSAAILILDEQTLQAMRTWLAGDLAGVSQSVLRIAVIPMATGLLMAMLLASRIAQLALGDNVARGLGVNVTRTRALSVVAIALLCGGAVTVAGPIGFIGLVVPHIVRYLAGHNLRSGLLLAMPVGAALLLIADIFARWLLAPQELATGVMTALVGAPLFILIAVRFFK; encoded by the coding sequence ATGGCGGCTTCGTCGATCGCCCGACACCCTTCTTTGCGTCGTGCAACGCTGGCAGTTGTGCCCCTTACGTTGGTGCTCGTGGCGAGTGCGGTAATCCATCTTGGCTTAGGGGCGCGGGCCATTTCCCCGCGCACGGTGGTAGAGGCGCTGCTGAGTTACGATCCGCGCAATTTTGACCATCGCATTATTGTCAGCCTGCGATTGACGCGTCTTATCGCCGCGCTGCTTACCGGCGCGGCGCTGGGCGTCGCCGGGATGCTTCTGCAAACGATTATCCGCAATCCGCTGGGCGAGCCGCATATTCTTGGGCTGAATGCCGGTGCCACGCTGGCGGTGGTGATCTGCTCGGCGTTGGGTGTTTCTTCGGCGCACTGGGGCGTGATGCAACCGCTGGTAGCGGCCTGCGGCGCGGGTGGATTATTCGCGCTGGTGATGTTCACCGCCAGCGCCGGGCGCAGCGGCCCGACGGCGATGAAAATCACCCTTTGCGGTGTGGCGCTGTCAGCGTTTGCGTCGGCGGTAAGTGCGGCGATTCTGATCCTCGATGAACAAACGTTGCAGGCCATGCGCACCTGGCTTGCGGGCGATCTGGCGGGCGTGAGCCAGAGCGTACTTCGCATTGCCGTGATCCCCATGGCAACAGGCCTGCTGATGGCAATGCTACTGGCGTCGCGTATCGCCCAACTGGCGCTCGGCGATAACGTTGCCCGCGGGCTTGGCGTGAATGTGACGCGCACACGTGCGTTGTCGGTTGTCGCCATTGCGCTGCTGTGCGGCGGCGCGGTGACGGTCGCCGGGCCCATTGGCTTTATTGGCCTGGTGGTGCCGCATATTGTGCGCTATCTGGCCGGACACAACCTGCGCAGTGGCTTACTGCTGGCTATGCCGGTGGGCGCCGCGCTTTTGCTGATTGCCGATATCTTTGCTCGCTGGTTGCTGGCGCCGCAGGAGCTGGCGAC